The genomic DNA TTAATGTTTCCCGAAGCCATATCAATTTTGGCACGCAGTACCTTTTCACCGTTTTGGTATTTCCCTGCTCGCATTTCTTCGAACAGCTTGAAATTTTCCTCCACGCTGCGGTCGCGGTAAGGGCTGTTTTGCCCCGGTTCGGTCAGTGTGCCACGAGTTTCACGGATTTGATCCGCGCTTTGATCGTCCACGTAGGCTTTACCCTTTTGAATCAGCAGAACGGCGCGGTTGTACATTTCGTCAAAATAGTTGGAGGCAAAATGCTTTTCCTCCCATTCATAACCGAGCCACTTCACGTCCTCCTGAATGGAGTTTACATATTCCGTGTCTTCCTTCGCCGGATTCGTATCGTCAAAACGCAGGTTGGTGCGTCCTCCGAATTCATCTCCCAACGAGAAATTGATCCAGATGGCTTTGGCATGTCCAATGTGCAAATATCCGTTCGGCTCTGGTGGAAAGCGTGTAACGACTTCCTTTACCTTACCCGTACGTAAATCCTCTTCAATGACACTCTTAATAAAATTGGGGGGAGTGATCGGCTTCTCCACGCTAATCAACCTTTCTTCCGTGTAATCTGTACAAAATTGGTTCCCTTAAATATACCCTTTCACACCGCATAACTCAATAAAATGAAAAACCTTATGCCCTCTTCAGCCCAAAAAGTAACAAGTTATGAAAAGAAGTTAACATTTTTGACAAATAAATTCGTTATAGTGTATATATCTTTTATTTTACCCGGAAAAGGAGAACCCACCCGTGTTTAAGCTACTCATCGTGATCCTGCTGTCTATGCTTTTGTCCTCTTCCGATCTAATATCCGGTCATCCTTCACCAGATCCGGCGTCAGAACCCGTACATTCTCGTCCGTTAGCCGTTGCTCCTGAAGACTCATCCGTAAAATTGTATGCTGAGGAGCCGTCTCAGGGGCTATTTCGCACAGCCACGCTGGAAATCGGCCAGCAGCGTCGTACATTCGCATGGTCAGGCTTGGCAGATGTCGCCACCGCACCACAGTTGTACTATACGGATGTAAACGGCGATGGCGTTCACGAAGCGGTGGTCATCCTGACTCGTGCTTCAGGCACAGGTGTCGAATTGCAGGAGCTTCATATCGTCAACGCACAGACCATGGAAGAGTATGCGGTTGAATCTGCGGCAGATGCCGTATCTCAGCGTGTCCATAGCAGTGTGGAGCTGCGTGACCATAACCAGCAGGTGCATATTGCAGTTACGATTGATGGCATCACACACACGCTCGATCCTAAAGCATCGGCGTTTTACGATGATCCAGCCCATTTTACAGACCGTCTCGATTTCAGCTCTGTCGTCATGTACGATGTCGAAGAGGCTCCTCTGCGCGCTACCGTATCCGGTAGCGTGTCCCCAACCGAATTTGTAGGGGATTTGGAGCTGAAGTATGTATATGAGCTTGGACGGTTCCGGGTGGGACCTATTGAGTTTGCAGCTTCCTCTCCATTTTGACGACTCTCGCAGAATAAGGTAGCATGGGATTAAATGCTAGACTGGCTGGTTTAGCGATTTTCCGAGTGAAAGAGGGGATCCATCATGTTTACATACGCGTTGGACGAACGCACCGTCCTTCGTCCGCTCACCAAAGAGCATGTGCAGCCTCTGTTTGAGCTGATCGAAATGTCCCGTGACCGCCTGCGTCAATGGCTTCCATGGGTGGATTCCACCACGGAAATCAGCCACACAGAGCAGTTCGTGCAGAGCACCTTGAAGCAAGCGGCAGAGAATGGCAGCGTGACCGCCGGAATCTGGTTGGATAATGAGCTGGCTGGCATCATCAGCTACCATGAAATCAATTGGACTCACCGTTCGGTCAGCATTGGATACTGGCTTGGACACGGTTACGAAGGACAAGGTCTCATGACCAGCGCATGCCGCGTATTCATCGAGTATGCACTGATAGAGCTGGACCTTCACCGGATCGAAATCCGTTGCGCTACCACCAACCGCCGCAGCCGGGGGATCCCGGAACGTCTGGGCTTCGTACTCGAAGGTATTATCCGTGAAGCAGAGCTACTGCAAGACGGCTATATGAACCATGCTGTGTATGGTATGCTCCAGAGCGAGTGGAAACAGCTTCGGTAAACTTGCAACATAAGGAACAGCGCCGCAACCCGTTTAGGGCCAGCGGCGCTGTTCCTTATGAACGGCTTATCTGGAGGCTATAAGAAGCTGATTGCGTTGTAGAATCCATGTCTATTTTAAGAAACAGGCCATTAACACATCGTCCACGAATTGGCCAGCTATGTAAAACTCCTCATGCAAACGTCCTTCGATCAAGAATCCGCATTTTTCATAAAACATAAGGGCCTCCGTGTTGCACGAAAGTACCCGCAAACTTAATTTGCGAATGCCCTCAACGGCTGCAATATCCTTCATGGCGTTCATAAGCGCCATCCCAATACCTTTGCGGTGATAGGCTGGATGAACGGCTATATTTATTTCCAAAACATGGCGATTACTAGCCAACAGCGTTGGAGAACGAAATCCGATATAACCGCAGAGCACTCCCTGTTCGATAGCGACCAGTTGAGAGCCCGGAGGAGTATTGCGCAAAAACTCCCCACGTGACTTCCATGACAGCGAGGCGGGGGCTGTTCGTTCATTCCATACCAATTCATCCAGCGCAATTAGATCAGGAGCATCCTTCATCTCCGAATGACGTATCGTCAGGGGTTGACTTGTAAGCAATTTCTTTCAATCCTTCCTATGAAGGCTTTCCTGAAGTATAGGCAGCAACCATTCGTCGTTTATTGTACCATAATCACGGGCTTGTCACAGTCTTTATTAGGACTTAAGTACTGGAAACGTCTGTCTTGGACGTAGTAGTCTCAAAAGCAGCCTCTTCACGGCGGGAACGGTTCAATCCGCTATGCAGAATGAAAAACAGGATGGACAAAACCGCCACGATCAATGCCAGACAAATTGTGGGCGGCAGACCACCGCCATCATATAGCCTCCCCATAATATAAGGCCCCATCACCCGTCCGGCTGCACCAATACCCCCTACTAACCCAATGTAAAAGGGTGCCCCCCGACCTCCGTGATCCGACAAAAATGCCGGAACCGCAGGTGCGATCAGCATTTCTCCTAGGGTTGCCAAAACCATGGCGAATATCATACCCGTATAGTTCTGTGTGCCTAGCATGACGATGTAGGCTGCCAAATAAAATCCCCCGGCCCACTTCATTTGAGCCGAAGCGTGCCGGGCGTAGAGACGCTTGAGCCAGAAAATAATCGGCTGTGCAGCAAAAATTAGCACACCGTTCAGTGTCCATAGTAGCCCGTACATCGTTTTAGGCAAGCCCTGCTCAATAATATATGGAGATACGCCCGTATTCCAGATCGAATTACCGAACCATAAAAAGAGCGAGCCCAACCCGACGAAGAGATACAGCCTAGTATCACGGAAGAGCAGCCGCGCTGGTATTTCCTCTGTTCTTTTCTTCACGGACTTGCTGAGATGAACTTCCCCCTCTTCCCGATCGACCCTGCTCAGATAGGACCAGAAAAACCCGGCAAATACCGCAGAGGTAATCCCGTTCATGACAAAGCTAAGCTGATAGGAGAGATCGGCCAGAACGCCGCTCAGTCCCGTACCCAACGCCACCCCTATATTATTGGCAACATAGATAATGTTGAATAGCTCTCCACGGCGGTCAGCAAAGCGAAAACCTACAAACGCCTGAATCGCGGGCACAGATACGACATTAAAAAAGCCGATAAAGCCCATCATAATAACAAACGCAATCCAGTGACCGCTGGTAAAAGGAAGTGTGAGAAGTCCCAGCGCGTTCATTGCCAGCGAGCAGACAATCAGTTTTTTGGCCCCAATGCGGTGATAAAGGGCTCCTCCTAACACCTGACCAAAAATCCCGCCCAGAGACTGCACCAAAATCGCAATTCCCGCATCTCCCATGCTGCGGTGCAGCTCGTCAAACACATACATGCTAACCAACGGCCACATAAGAGAGCTCCCGGCGGAATTAATGAGACTGGCGACAAGAAACACTTTTACTTCCTTCGGATAAGAATCCAACCATTTCATATATTTTGTTTCTCCTTTAGCATCTGACACCATAACAAGACATTATCTCATTGACGCTTCACATTCACCACCGTTGAAAAGAAAGTAGCCCCCCGCCCCATATCCGACAGTCGGTCAGAGGTTAATACATTAGCACGCTGTCTGCGTCCTTTACCTTCCCACCATAACCCTTGGCTAATCACCGTACCAGGCAGCATCAGATCCGTGACTTTGGCTTTCAGCTCATACGTTCCCCGGTCGTTCCATACCGTAACCGGATCACCGTCCGCGATGTCTCTTGCCTGAGCATCCTCCGGATGAATTTGCAGCAAAGGCTCTCGTTCCAGCCGCTGATGCTTGGGTAAGTTTGCGAACGTGGAATTCAGAAAATTATGATTCGGTGGCGAAATAAACATCAGCGGGAACCGCTCGTCCGCTTGCGGCCGATGCTCTCCGTCGTATCCTTCGATCAGCGGCACATACGAAGGCATCGCGGGCAGACCCGCTTGCTTCATCTTTTCCGAATACAGCTCAATCTTGCCCGAAGGCGTAGTCAGACGATCCAGATAGGTAGCCTTCGGCGTCATGTCCAGTTTGACAAAAGGTGACTTTTTTAAGGCTTCTAAAGTCACACCGTTGAGATAAGGATTCGTCGGGTTATCAAGTGCACCCGCGATCATGTCCTCTTCACTTTCCGTGAAAGCAGCCTCATCAAAGCCCATGGCTCGTCCGAGCAGGCTAAACAGCTCATAGTTGCTTTTGCTTTCTCCGAGCGGAGCAATGACTGGCTTCTGCATCTGGACATAGTGATGCCAGTAGGATTTGTACAGGTCTGTACCTTCAAAAGAAGACGCAGCAGGCAGGACAATATCCGCATAGCGGGCCGTATCGGTGAGGAACAGGTCGTGAACGACCGTGAACAAATCCTCCCGTTCAAACCCCTGCGTCACCCGATCAGCATCGGGTGCTACGACAACCGGATTGCTGCAATACACGAACAGCGCCTTGATCGGCACGTCCTTCTGTAGCAGCGCTTCGCCGATTTGGTTCATGTTGATCACCCGGGCATCCGGGTTTTTACGCAAATCAGGACGGGCCAGATTGGCGCCGTTGAATTTGCCGTAAGCGCCGTTGGAGCGTGATGCTCCCCCGCCGTGCTTTAGCCATTGCCCGGTGAGCGCGGGCAAGCATGTAACCGCGCGTACATTCATGCCGCCATTATCATGATGCTGAAGCCCGTTGCCAATGTTGATATACGCCGCTCGCGCCTGTCCGTACATCTCCGCGAGACGGATAATATCTGCCTCCGGCACACCTGTAATACGTGAGACGCGCTGCGGGGTATATGCCCTCACATGCTCGCGCAGTTCCTCATGACCGACCGTATAGCGGCGCAAAAATTCATCGTCCGTCAGCCCTTGCTCGAACAGTACATGCATAACACCCAGCGCAAGCGCGGTATCCGTTCCCGGGTAGAGCGGAATGAACCAATCCGCCCATTGCGCTGTCCGGTTGCGGTGGACATCAATGACGATCACCTTGGCACCTTTTTTGCGTGCCTTCTCGGCCAACACCACCTGATGCATATTGGTGCTGATGACATTTCCACCCCATACAATAATGAGGTCAGCATCCTCTGTATCCTCTGGACTGGTGCCGCCCTTAAAACCCATGACGGATGCCCAGCCTTCATTCCCGGCCACACTGCAAATCGTCTGGTCCAGTTGGCTTGAACCCAGCGCATTGAAAAAACGGCGATCCATCCCGTCCACACTCAACACGCCCATATTGCCGTAAAAGCTGTAGGGGAGAATAGATTCCGGGCCATCCGTGCGAATCAGTTCCTTGAAGCGGCCAGTAATGGTATCGACTGCCTCCTCCCAGCTAATTCGTTCGAACTCCCCTTTCCCCTTGGGGCCTACACGCTTCAACGGATAGAGCAGCCGCTCGGGGTCATACACCCGCTCCGTCATATTGCGAACTTTGTTGCAAATAGCCCCTTTTGTAATGGGATGATCCGGGTTACCAGTCACCTTGACGATCTTTCCATCTTCCTTGTGAAGCAGGAGCCCGCACGTATCCGGGCAATCCAGCGGACATACAGCTGGGAAAATACCGTCCGTACGCTCCGTCATTCGCTGCTCCCTTTGCAAGTCTTGCTGAAGCACGTCCTCAGGAGGGGCGCTGTTGCGATGATCCATGGTGTTGATGCTCCTTTCCGTTACCGTTTCCAAAAATTACACTGTTCTTATCATATATACAGCTATGTCCTATGGCAAGAGAAGGATTTTGCCAACCCAAATCCGTCCAAAAGATTAAAAAATCCGCTTGCTGCTCACAGCAAAACGGATTTCAAATATTCTATATTATTTTTTTATCATACCTGTTTCAATATTGAATACCAAGGGTAAAAGAGATCAAGGCATTATGGACGAGAGCACACTCATCCTCCATGCCAAACCTTGGACCACTCCCAAAAGAATCCGCCATGACAGGTTTCGTTCCCCCGGACCTGCCATGGCGGATTTGCTTTGTTCCCATTTTTCTAAGCCCTGCTTAATCAGGCATGGTCACTCAACGGAGTCGTTGCAGTAGACGAGGGTGCCTGAGGTGATTCATTCACAGAATGTACAGCGGAATGAGGCTTTTTCAAATATGCCAACCAGTAAGCTCCAGCTACGAACATGCTTCCTCCCACCAAATTCCCCAGCCAAACCGGGATGAAGTTCATAATATAATCTGCCCATGAAAAATGACCTGCGAAAATAGCCGCTGGGATCAGAAACATATTGGCTACAACGTGCTGAAATCCGATAGCTACAAAGGCCATCGTCGGGAACCAGATCCCCATAATTTTGCCGCCGATCGAATCCGTGCTATACGCCAACCAGACAGCCAACGCTACCAGCCAGTTACATCCAATACCGGATATAAACGATTGCAAAAAGCTTTCATGCAGCTTGTGTCCCGCCATATCCACCACTTTGTCCAAATAAGGTCCTGTCTCGGTTAAACCCAGCACATGACCAAAGAAAAAGGCAACAAACAACGCACCCGCAAAATTACTAAGCGTAATAATTGCTAAATTACGGAACATCGCCCCGGTCTTGATCCGTCCTGCCCATCTCGCTAGAGGGACTGCCATCATATTAC from Paenibacillus sp. FSL R10-2782 includes the following:
- a CDS encoding molybdopterin oxidoreductase family protein, which encodes MDHRNSAPPEDVLQQDLQREQRMTERTDGIFPAVCPLDCPDTCGLLLHKEDGKIVKVTGNPDHPITKGAICNKVRNMTERVYDPERLLYPLKRVGPKGKGEFERISWEEAVDTITGRFKELIRTDGPESILPYSFYGNMGVLSVDGMDRRFFNALGSSQLDQTICSVAGNEGWASVMGFKGGTSPEDTEDADLIIVWGGNVISTNMHQVVLAEKARKKGAKVIVIDVHRNRTAQWADWFIPLYPGTDTALALGVMHVLFEQGLTDDEFLRRYTVGHEELREHVRAYTPQRVSRITGVPEADIIRLAEMYGQARAAYINIGNGLQHHDNGGMNVRAVTCLPALTGQWLKHGGGASRSNGAYGKFNGANLARPDLRKNPDARVINMNQIGEALLQKDVPIKALFVYCSNPVVVAPDADRVTQGFEREDLFTVVHDLFLTDTARYADIVLPAASSFEGTDLYKSYWHHYVQMQKPVIAPLGESKSNYELFSLLGRAMGFDEAAFTESEEDMIAGALDNPTNPYLNGVTLEALKKSPFVKLDMTPKATYLDRLTTPSGKIELYSEKMKQAGLPAMPSYVPLIEGYDGEHRPQADERFPLMFISPPNHNFLNSTFANLPKHQRLEREPLLQIHPEDAQARDIADGDPVTVWNDRGTYELKAKVTDLMLPGTVISQGLWWEGKGRRQRANVLTSDRLSDMGRGATFFSTVVNVKRQ
- a CDS encoding MFS transporter; the encoded protein is MKWLDSYPKEVKVFLVASLINSAGSSLMWPLVSMYVFDELHRSMGDAGIAILVQSLGGIFGQVLGGALYHRIGAKKLIVCSLAMNALGLLTLPFTSGHWIAFVIMMGFIGFFNVVSVPAIQAFVGFRFADRRGELFNIIYVANNIGVALGTGLSGVLADLSYQLSFVMNGITSAVFAGFFWSYLSRVDREEGEVHLSKSVKKRTEEIPARLLFRDTRLYLFVGLGSLFLWFGNSIWNTGVSPYIIEQGLPKTMYGLLWTLNGVLIFAAQPIIFWLKRLYARHASAQMKWAGGFYLAAYIVMLGTQNYTGMIFAMVLATLGEMLIAPAVPAFLSDHGGRGAPFYIGLVGGIGAAGRVMGPYIMGRLYDGGGLPPTICLALIVAVLSILFFILHSGLNRSRREEAAFETTTSKTDVSST
- a CDS encoding GNAT family protein, whose product is MFTYALDERTVLRPLTKEHVQPLFELIEMSRDRLRQWLPWVDSTTEISHTEQFVQSTLKQAAENGSVTAGIWLDNELAGIISYHEINWTHRSVSIGYWLGHGYEGQGLMTSACRVFIEYALIELDLHRIEIRCATTNRRSRGIPERLGFVLEGIIREAELLQDGYMNHAVYGMLQSEWKQLR
- a CDS encoding formate/nitrite transporter family protein, giving the protein MASYKPGQIAEKTVETGVAKANNPWTVAVVLGFLAGAFIALGFLLDIRVIASAPKEWGSIATFIGAAVFPVGLVLVLIGGGELLTGNMMAVPLARWAGRIKTGAMFRNLAIITLSNFAGALFVAFFFGHVLGLTETGPYLDKVVDMAGHKLHESFLQSFISGIGCNWLVALAVWLAYSTDSIGGKIMGIWFPTMAFVAIGFQHVVANMFLIPAAIFAGHFSWADYIMNFIPVWLGNLVGGSMFVAGAYWLAYLKKPHSAVHSVNESPQAPSSTATTPLSDHA
- a CDS encoding GNAT family N-acetyltransferase; this translates as MLTSQPLTIRHSEMKDAPDLIALDELVWNERTAPASLSWKSRGEFLRNTPPGSQLVAIEQGVLCGYIGFRSPTLLASNRHVLEINIAVHPAYHRKGIGMALMNAMKDIAAVEGIRKLSLRVLSCNTEALMFYEKCGFLIEGRLHEEFYIAGQFVDDVLMACFLK
- a CDS encoding copper amine oxidase; this translates as MFKLLIVILLSMLLSSSDLISGHPSPDPASEPVHSRPLAVAPEDSSVKLYAEEPSQGLFRTATLEIGQQRRTFAWSGLADVATAPQLYYTDVNGDGVHEAVVILTRASGTGVELQELHIVNAQTMEEYAVESAADAVSQRVHSSVELRDHNQQVHIAVTIDGITHTLDPKASAFYDDPAHFTDRLDFSSVVMYDVEEAPLRATVSGSVSPTEFVGDLELKYVYELGRFRVGPIEFAASSPF